A region of Plantactinospora sp. BC1 DNA encodes the following proteins:
- a CDS encoding PadR family transcriptional regulator, translated as MADVAINPTAAALLGLLHEGPMTGGQLMAAAERRLAPYWSMTRSQVYRELPALAEQGLVRLGKPGPRSSQPYAITAAGKRTFSRWLTETPGRDTVRNPTALRVAFGPQHSATQLRNLMSSANEYHTEALAAAREQARDAKKAGDSYGAAALEFAVAYHKAALSWLKSAPV; from the coding sequence ATGGCGGATGTTGCAATCAATCCCACCGCGGCGGCCCTGCTCGGGCTGCTCCACGAAGGACCGATGACAGGCGGCCAGTTGATGGCCGCCGCCGAGCGGCGCCTCGCGCCGTACTGGTCGATGACCCGGAGCCAGGTCTACCGGGAGTTGCCGGCCCTGGCCGAGCAGGGACTCGTCCGGCTCGGCAAGCCCGGCCCCCGGTCCAGTCAGCCGTACGCGATCACGGCGGCCGGGAAGCGGACCTTCTCCCGCTGGCTCACCGAGACGCCGGGGCGGGACACGGTGCGTAACCCGACCGCGCTCCGGGTCGCCTTCGGCCCCCAGCACTCGGCCACCCAGCTGCGCAACCTGATGAGCAGCGCCAACGAGTACCACACCGAGGCGCTCGCGGCGGCCCGGGAGCAGGCCCGGGACGCCAAGAAGGCCGGTGACTCGTACGGTGCCGCCGCCCTGGAGTTCGCGGTCGCGTACCACAAGGCGGCGCTGTCCTGGCTGAAGAGCGCACCGGTCTGA
- a CDS encoding S-methyl-5'-thioadenosine phosphorylase, with translation MGPQAELAVIGGSGLYALLEDATEHRVETPYGPPSDPITVAQVAGRAVAFLPRHGRDHRFPPHLIPYRANLWALRSLGVRQVLAPCAVGGLRPELGPGTFVVPDQLVDRTSGRAQTYYDRGAVHVSFADPYCPRGRGTVLAATAAHGIEAQDGGTMVVVEGPRFSTRAESRWYSAMGGAIINMTGHPEAVLARELALCYTAVALVTDLDAGVEGGHAVTQEEVFRVFGENTARLREVLLDAVGRLSTDRDCPCPHSLDGIRLPIDLP, from the coding sequence ATGGGTCCGCAGGCGGAACTCGCGGTGATCGGCGGATCCGGGCTCTACGCCCTACTGGAGGACGCCACCGAGCACCGGGTCGAGACGCCGTACGGGCCGCCCTCCGATCCGATCACCGTGGCGCAGGTGGCGGGTCGGGCGGTCGCCTTCCTGCCCCGGCACGGGCGCGATCACCGGTTCCCGCCGCACCTGATCCCGTACCGGGCGAACCTGTGGGCGTTGCGCTCGCTCGGGGTACGCCAGGTTCTCGCCCCCTGCGCCGTCGGCGGGCTGCGCCCGGAACTCGGCCCGGGAACGTTCGTGGTTCCGGACCAGCTCGTCGACCGGACGAGTGGCCGGGCACAGACCTACTACGACCGGGGCGCGGTGCACGTCTCCTTCGCCGACCCGTACTGCCCCCGGGGCCGCGGCACCGTACTGGCCGCCACGGCCGCACACGGGATCGAGGCGCAGGACGGCGGCACGATGGTGGTGGTGGAGGGGCCGAGGTTCTCCACCCGGGCCGAGTCCCGCTGGTACTCCGCGATGGGTGGCGCGATCATCAACATGACCGGGCACCCGGAGGCGGTACTCGCCCGCGAACTCGCACTCTGCTACACCGCCGTGGCGCTGGTCACCGATCTCGACGCCGGTGTGGAGGGTGGCCACGCGGTGACCCAGGAGGAGGTGTTCCGGGTCTTCGGCGAGAACACCGCGCGGCTGCGGGAGGTGTTGCTCGACGCGGTCGGGCGGCTCTCCACCGACCGCGACTGCCCGTGCCCGCACAGCCTCGACGGCATCAGGCTGCCGATCGACCTGCCCTGA
- a CDS encoding YqgE/AlgH family protein, translated as MYGEGQAIGGRSMESMTGQLLVATPALKDPNFDRTVVLLVAHEAGGALGVVLNRATEVPVSEVLGAWGGLARDPAVLFEGGPVQPESAICLARMRTPTQRVKGIHQVTGAVGTVDLSVDPDRLRDAVTGIRVFAGYSGWSPGQVEEEVARGSWFVLDALPGDAFMERPDDLWPMVLRRQGGIMAAVAHFPPDVLLN; from the coding sequence GTGTACGGCGAGGGGCAGGCGATCGGGGGACGGTCAATGGAGTCGATGACCGGGCAGTTGCTGGTCGCGACCCCTGCGCTGAAGGACCCGAACTTCGACCGGACCGTGGTGCTGTTGGTCGCGCACGAGGCGGGCGGCGCACTCGGGGTGGTGCTCAACCGGGCGACCGAGGTGCCGGTCTCCGAGGTGCTCGGCGCCTGGGGCGGGCTGGCCCGGGACCCGGCCGTGCTCTTCGAGGGCGGTCCGGTACAGCCGGAGTCGGCGATCTGCCTGGCCCGGATGCGTACCCCGACCCAGCGGGTGAAGGGCATCCACCAGGTCACCGGGGCGGTCGGCACGGTGGATCTCTCGGTCGACCCGGACCGGCTCCGGGACGCCGTCACCGGGATCCGCGTCTTCGCCGGCTACTCGGGCTGGTCCCCGGGACAGGTCGAGGAGGAGGTCGCCCGGGGCTCCTGGTTCGTCCTGGACGCCCTGCCCGGCGACGCGTTCATGGAGCGCCCCGACGATCTCTGGCCGATGGTGCTCCGTCGGCAGGGCGGGATCATGGCGGCGGTCGCGCACTTCCCGCCGGACGTACTGCTCAACTGA
- the smpB gene encoding SsrA-binding protein SmpB, whose translation MPREKGRKVVASNRKARHDYAILDTYEAGMALTGTEVKSLRAGRASLVDAFAQERDGEIYLHGMHIPEYAQGTWTNHEPRRTRKLLLNRQEISRLIGKLKESGLTLVPLSVYFSDGWAKVEIGLAKGKKSYDKRQDLAKRDADREIAKVAGRRGKGMA comes from the coding sequence ATGCCACGGGAGAAGGGGCGGAAGGTCGTCGCCTCCAACCGCAAGGCGCGGCACGACTACGCCATCCTCGACACCTACGAGGCGGGCATGGCACTGACCGGCACCGAGGTCAAGTCGCTGCGGGCCGGCCGGGCGTCCCTGGTCGACGCCTTCGCCCAGGAGCGGGACGGCGAGATCTACCTGCACGGCATGCACATCCCGGAGTACGCCCAGGGGACCTGGACCAACCACGAACCTCGGCGTACCCGCAAGCTGCTGCTGAACCGCCAGGAGATCAGCCGGCTGATCGGCAAGCTGAAGGAGAGCGGGCTGACCCTGGTGCCGCTCTCGGTCTACTTCTCGGACGGCTGGGCCAAGGTCGAGATCGGCCTGGCCAAGGGCAAGAAGTCGTACGACAAGCGGCAGGATCTGGCCAAGCGGGACGCCGACCGGGAGATCGCCAAGGTTGCCGGCAGGCGCGGCAAGGGCATGGCCTGA
- the prfB gene encoding peptide chain release factor 2, which produces MTAAEYADQLKDLDATLRNIEAVLDVDRLRQAKAELEEAASAPDLWDDQARAQEVTSRLSYVNGEIAKLESLRARLDDARVLLELAEAEADAGVLGEVETEIGGLTKAIQEMEVRTLLSGEYDSREALVAIRAGAGGVDAADFAEMLLRMYLRWAERHGYPTEVYETSYAEEAGLKSATFAVKVPYAYGTLSVEAGTHRLVRISPFDNQGRRQTSFAGVEVLPVTEQTDHIDIPENELRVDVYRSSGPGGQSVNTTDSAVRITHIPTGIVVTCQNEKSQLQNKASALRVLQARLLERKRQEEQAKLEGLKTDAAGSWGDQMRSYVLHPYQMVKDLRTEQETGNPASVFDGDLDGFIEAGIRWRKQRQLAGDAA; this is translated from the coding sequence GTGACCGCTGCCGAGTACGCCGACCAACTCAAGGATCTTGACGCTACTCTCCGCAACATCGAGGCCGTCCTCGATGTCGACCGCCTGCGTCAGGCCAAGGCGGAGCTGGAGGAGGCGGCCTCCGCGCCGGACCTGTGGGACGACCAGGCCCGCGCCCAGGAGGTGACCTCCAGGCTTTCGTACGTCAACGGGGAGATCGCCAAGCTGGAGAGCCTGCGTGCCCGGCTCGACGATGCCCGGGTGCTGCTGGAACTCGCCGAGGCGGAGGCCGACGCGGGCGTGCTCGGCGAGGTCGAGACGGAGATCGGCGGGCTGACCAAGGCCATCCAGGAGATGGAGGTCCGTACCCTGCTGTCCGGGGAGTACGACTCCCGGGAGGCGCTGGTCGCGATCCGGGCGGGCGCGGGCGGGGTGGACGCGGCCGACTTCGCGGAGATGCTGCTCCGGATGTACCTGCGCTGGGCCGAGCGGCACGGCTATCCGACCGAGGTCTACGAGACGTCGTACGCCGAGGAGGCGGGCCTGAAGTCGGCCACCTTCGCGGTCAAGGTCCCCTACGCGTACGGCACGCTCAGTGTCGAGGCCGGCACGCACCGGCTGGTCCGGATCAGTCCCTTCGACAACCAGGGACGCCGGCAGACCAGCTTCGCCGGGGTCGAGGTGCTGCCGGTCACCGAACAGACCGACCATATCGACATTCCGGAAAACGAGCTGCGGGTCGACGTCTACCGTTCGTCGGGGCCGGGTGGGCAGAGCGTGAACACCACCGACTCGGCGGTGCGGATCACACACATCCCGACCGGGATCGTCGTCACCTGCCAGAACGAGAAGTCCCAACTCCAGAACAAGGCGTCCGCGCTGCGCGTGCTCCAGGCCCGGCTGCTGGAGCGCAAGCGCCAGGAGGAGCAGGCCAAACTGGAGGGCCTGAAGACCGACGCCGCCGGGTCGTGGGGCGACCAGATGCGCTCGTACGTCCTGCACCCGTATCAGATGGTGAAGGATCTGCGTACCGAGCAGGAGACGGGCAACCCGGCATCGGTGTTCGACGGTGATTTGGACGGATTTATCGAGGCAGGCATCCGTTGGCGCAAGCAGCGGCAGCTCGCCGGTGACGCCGCGTGA
- the ftsX gene encoding permease-like cell division protein FtsX: MRLKYVLSEVLVGLWRNVTMTIAMIITMAVSLTMLGASGLMYLQVDAMKDAYYKDIEVSIFLDAGVTEAQRTELQTALEGDPLVREVKYESKQEAYERFRKLFADSPDLVEAVQAEKLPESFRVNLVNPEQYEQILDNYKDREGIDDIIDQRRLLEQIFNILNAIQNMALVSASVMAIAALLLVANTIQVAAYSKRREVAVMKLVGASNWFIQAPFVLEAVVAGLLGAIIGFGALVLGKIFLLDGSLRDLTDLLTPIEWSTVLLMFPFMAGVGGLVSAVTAWVTLRFYLRV; the protein is encoded by the coding sequence ATGCGCTTGAAATACGTCCTGTCCGAGGTGTTGGTCGGGCTGTGGCGCAACGTGACCATGACCATCGCGATGATCATCACGATGGCGGTCTCACTCACCATGCTCGGCGCCAGCGGCCTGATGTACCTCCAGGTCGACGCCATGAAAGACGCGTACTACAAGGACATCGAGGTGTCGATCTTCCTCGATGCCGGGGTGACCGAGGCGCAGCGTACCGAGTTGCAGACCGCCCTGGAGGGCGACCCGCTCGTCCGGGAGGTCAAGTACGAGTCCAAGCAGGAGGCCTACGAGCGGTTCAGGAAGCTCTTCGCGGACTCGCCCGACCTGGTCGAGGCGGTGCAGGCGGAGAAGCTTCCCGAGTCGTTCCGGGTCAACCTGGTCAACCCTGAGCAGTACGAGCAGATCCTCGACAACTACAAGGACCGCGAGGGGATCGACGACATCATCGACCAGCGTCGGCTGCTCGAACAGATCTTCAACATCCTCAACGCGATCCAGAACATGGCACTGGTCTCCGCCTCGGTGATGGCGATCGCCGCGCTGCTGCTGGTCGCGAACACGATCCAGGTGGCCGCCTACAGCAAGCGCCGTGAGGTCGCGGTGATGAAGCTGGTCGGTGCCTCGAACTGGTTCATCCAGGCGCCGTTCGTGCTGGAGGCCGTGGTGGCCGGCCTGCTCGGCGCGATCATCGGGTTCGGCGCACTCGTACTGGGCAAGATCTTCCTGCTCGACGGGTCGCTGCGGGACCTGACCGACCTGCTCACACCGATCGAGTGGAGCACGGTGCTGCTGATGTTCCCGTTCATGGCCGGGGTCGGTGGTCTGGTCAGTGCCGTCACCGCCTGGGTGACGCTCCGGTTCTACCTGAGGGTCTAG
- the ftsE gene encoding cell division ATP-binding protein FtsE, which translates to MIQLEQVTKTYPKASRPSLDSVSVSIEKGEFVFFIGPSGSGKSTIIKLLLHEVTPNKGRVMVNNKDVTSMRSWKIPNFRRSIGCVFQDFRLLPNRTAYENVAFALEVIGKTKAVARRVVPEVLELVGLGGKEHRYPHELSGGEQQRVAVARAFVNRPLILLADEPTGNLDPDTSIEIMRLLDRINRTGTTVVMVTHDSNIVNQMRRRVIEIESGRIVRDQARGVYG; encoded by the coding sequence GTGATTCAGCTTGAGCAAGTGACGAAGACGTACCCGAAGGCGTCCCGGCCGTCGCTCGACAGCGTGTCGGTCTCGATCGAGAAGGGTGAGTTCGTCTTCTTCATCGGTCCCTCCGGTTCCGGCAAGTCGACAATCATCAAGCTGCTGCTGCACGAGGTGACCCCGAACAAGGGTCGGGTGATGGTCAACAACAAGGACGTCACCTCGATGCGCTCCTGGAAGATCCCGAACTTCCGGCGCTCGATCGGCTGCGTCTTCCAGGACTTCCGGCTGCTGCCCAACCGCACGGCGTACGAGAACGTCGCGTTCGCCCTGGAGGTCATCGGCAAGACCAAGGCGGTCGCCCGCCGGGTCGTGCCCGAGGTGCTGGAACTGGTCGGGCTCGGTGGCAAGGAGCACCGGTACCCGCACGAGCTCTCCGGCGGTGAGCAGCAGCGTGTCGCGGTGGCGCGGGCCTTCGTCAACCGGCCGCTGATCCTGCTGGCCGACGAGCCCACCGGAAACCTCGACCCGGACACCTCGATCGAGATCATGCGCCTGCTGGACCGGATCAACCGCACCGGTACCACGGTCGTGATGGTCACCCACGACTCCAACATCGTCAACCAGATGCGTCGTCGCGTCATCGAGATCGAGAGTGGTCGCATCGTGCGTGACCAGGCCCGGGGCGTCTACGGCTGA